The nucleotide window CAGCTGAACCGATTGAATACAGAACAGAAAAATACGGCCCTGCGTGTCATGGCAGATGCATTGATTACGGAGACGGATTCCATCATTACAGCAAACGCCGAAGATCTGGCACGAGGCAGAGAACAAGGCACGCCGGAATCCATGCTGGATCGACTCGCCCTTAATAAGGAGCGCATTGCTGGCATCGCTGAAGGATTACGTCAGATTGCGGATCTGCCTGATCCAGTCGGTGAAGTACTGGAGACATTCACCCGCCCAAACGGATTGCATGTTGAAAAATTAAGAGTACCGATTGGCCTGATTGGCATCATCTACGAAGCGCGTCCTAATGTAACTGTAGACGCAGCCGGACTATGTCTCAAAACAGGTAATGCAGTGCTTCTGCGCGGCGGCTCCTCTGCCCTGTCCTCCAACCGTAAAATTGTGGAGGTGCTGCATCAGGCACTGGCAACAACAGACATGCCTGCTGATGCGCTGCAACTGGTTGAGGATGCGGATCGTGCGTCCGTGGATGAAATGCTCAAGTTGAACGGACTGCTGGACGTCATCATTCCACGCGGCGGGGCTTCGCTCATTCGTAATGTGGTTGCCAATGCAACCGTACCTGTCATCGAAACTGGGGCCGGCATCTGTCATACCTATGTAGATGAATCAGCTGATCCGGTCATGGCAGCCGAAATCGCCATCAATGCGAAGGCACAACGTCCATCGGTGTGTAACTCCATGGAAACGTTACTGCTGCATGCCGCATAC belongs to Paenibacillus sp. FSL H8-0079 and includes:
- a CDS encoding glutamate-5-semialdehyde dehydrogenase, which translates into the protein MSEVREKASKAQATVPQLNRLNTEQKNTALRVMADALITETDSIITANAEDLARGREQGTPESMLDRLALNKERIAGIAEGLRQIADLPDPVGEVLETFTRPNGLHVEKLRVPIGLIGIIYEARPNVTVDAAGLCLKTGNAVLLRGGSSALSSNRKIVEVLHQALATTDMPADALQLVEDADRASVDEMLKLNGLLDVIIPRGGASLIRNVVANATVPVIETGAGICHTYVDESADPVMAAEIAINAKAQRPSVCNSMETLLLHAAYAEEHLPALAEQFREASVVLKGCDTVRRLVPSALEATEEDYATEYNDYILNIRVVENLDEAMQHIAHYGTKHSECIVTRDTAHAERFMHDVDAAAVYHNASTRFTDGFEFGYGAEIGISTQKLHARGPMGLPALTSTKYRITGNGQIRQ